A region from the Euleptes europaea isolate rEulEur1 chromosome 13, rEulEur1.hap1, whole genome shotgun sequence genome encodes:
- the ERCC6L gene encoding DNA excision repair protein ERCC-6-like: protein MAEMAALVSPEQAERYRRCVSQAKEEARNGNLEESIRLFREAHEIHPSEKLMMKVQKLEEALASLALNQEDDGFVNVCQSGLMLYGEMHDKLFDHQREGITFLYSLYRDHRKGGILADDMGLGKTIQIIAFLSGMFDGEHIQSVLLIMPTTLVSNWMKEFVSWTPGLRVKVFHGTSKVERTRNLERIQKRNGVLITTYQMILNNWQQLSSCGGREFVWDYVILDEAHKIKTPSAKTTKCVHAIPSKNRILLTGTPVQNNLQELWALFDFACQGSLLGTMKTFRMEYENPITKAREKDATPGEKALGLKMSENLMSIIKPYFLRRTKDDIQKKLKSGPKSNLPEDQSRTTAPEMPSLPRKNDFIVWVYVSPVQEEIYRSFLSLDHIKELLMTTRSPLAELNILKKLCDHPRLLSARACGQLGLATSEYSEREEGGESDADELWGKNMGIDHISDEILIEESGKVRFLITLLDRLQEEGHQTLVFSQSRKMLDIIERILTHKRFKLMRIDGTVTHLSEREKRIDAFQNSKDYSVFLLTTQVGGVGLTLTAATRVVIFDPSWNPATDAQAVDRAYRIGQKENVVIYRLITCGTVEEKIYRRQVFKDSLIRQTTGDKKNPYRYFTKQELRELFTLVDTRSSATQLQLQSLHGTQRKTDVHLDEHIAYLYSLEIFGLSDHDLMYTRETGYEDEAEDEEAHRYIEHRVQKAQELVQLESQLKDQLAANIRHTTEGAWLRATKSSFVPPREKSPKPSPVFSAPSPVPVQLPNSSVVISVETDDEEDLANASFKMTSLVIEDGADKSLGQEESGMAVSLSKAEESRHASIQECEPKHDLSSSPAHFVSNEEDDSSGSKMTSCDPPASASDSFNDVHMAALQRSVVYISDDDDAHEAQANTEMSLHVLESPCREASQSGERDAIAAPTLQASETSQRSTDRKSGRSEILARDASLFGSSPYQGDFNLVLEDSENQPQDASEKEMLLEDTENTGFHLRLDSHCSSAAHSVVGENRSTRSLQASKNIMGSLMTDSSNADHDASMGNSDVSVTHKKKPVRRIVSDSEEDEEGPIIYLGESEPGKAFSLDNPSGICMSTPKSSGPSADLCFSPRFILSERRSTASRRSLANVVFDQVEDVAENIADASPGRPLPDDLEEELAQEYSGRESAEPEEEPSGETLYSEGKSSYLDDTESPRNDSVVFGGMVP, encoded by the exons ATGGCTGAAATGGCAGCGCTGGTCAGCCCTGAGCAGGCCGAGCGGTACCGGAG GTGTGTGTCCCAAGCTAAGGAGGAGGCCCGAAATGGGAATCTGGAAGAATCCATCCGGCTCTTCAGAGAAGCCCATGAAATCCATCCCAGCGAAAAGCTGATGATGAAGGTTCAAAAGCTAGAGGAGGCGTTGGCTTCGCTTGCCCTGAATCAGGAGGACGATGGCTTTGTGAACGTGTGTCAGAGCGGGCTGATGCTCTATGGAGAGATGCACGATAAACTGTTTGACCACCAGAGGGAAGGGATCACCTTCCTATACAGCTTGTATCGGGATCACCGGAAGGGTGGGATCCTGGCAGATGACATGGGATTGGGGAAGACTATTCAGATCATCGCTTTTCTCTCTGGCATGTTCGATGGCGAGCACATCCAGTCTGTCTTGCTCATTATGCCGACCACCCTCGTAAGCAACTGGATGAAAGAGTTTGTCAGCTGGACGCCTGGCCTGCGAGTGAAGGTTTTCCATGGGACCAGTAAGGTGGAGCGCACCAGAAACCTAGAGCGCATCCAAAAGAGGAATGGCGTCTTGATCACCACATACCAGATGATCCTTaacaactggcagcagctctctagctGTGGAGGGAGGGAGTTTGTCTGGGACTATGTGATTCTGGATGAAGCCCATAAGATTAAAACCCCTTCTGCCAAGACCACAAAATGTGTGCATGCCATCCCTTCCAAAAACCGCATCCTCCTTACCGGGACGCCGGTGCAGAACAACCTGCAAGAGCTGTGGGCTCTCTTTGACTTTGCTTGTCAGGGTTCGCTCCTAGGAACCATGAAAACCTTCAGGATGGAATATGAAAACCCCATCACAAAGGCGAGGGAGAAGGACGCCACCCCGGGAGAGAAGGCCCTGGGGCTGAAGATGTCTGAAAACTTGATGTCCATCATCAAGCCCTATTTCCTAAGACGGACTAAGGACGACATTCAGAAGAAACTCAAGTCTGGACCTAAAAGCAATCTTCCGGAGGATCAAAGCAGAACTACAGCTCCTGAGATGCCTTCTCTTCCAAGAAAAAATGATTTCATTGTGTGGGTGTATGTATCGCCTGTACAAGAAGAAATATACAGGAGCTTTCTATCCTTGGATCACATCAAGGAGTTGTTGATGACCACGCGGTCCCCCCTGGCTGAGCTGAACATCCTAAAGAAGCTCTGCGACCACCCCAGGCTGTTGTCCGCACGAGCCTGTGGCCAGCTTGGCCTGGCAACTTCTGAGTATTCGGAGAGAGAGGAAGGTGGAGAAAGTGATGCCGATGAGCTCTGGGGCAAGAACATGGGCATTGATCATATTTCTGACGAGATTCTCATTGAAGAGTCTGGCAAGGTCAGGTTCCTCATCACTTTGCTGGACAGACTGCAAGAAGAAGGGCACCAAACCCTGGTTTTTTCCCAGTCAAGGAAAATGCTGGATATTATAGAGCGCATCTTAACTCACAAGCGCTTTAAGCTCATGCGCATTGATGGGACGGTGACTCATCTGTCAGAACGAGAGAAGAGGATCGACGCTTTCCAGAACAGCAAAGATTACTCCGTCTTTTTGCTTACGACCCAAGTAGGTGGAGTGGGCTTAACCTTGACCGCTGCTACCAGAGTGGTGATTTTTGACCCCAGCTGGAACCCAGCTACTGATGCCCAAGCCGTGGACCGAGCTTACAGAATCGGGCAGAAAGAGAACGTCGTGATCTACCGGCTAATAACTTGCGGGACAGTGGAAGAGAAGATCTACCGACGGCAAGTCTTCAAGGACTCGCTCATAAGGCAAACCACCGGTGATAAGAAGAACCCCTACAGGTATTTCACCAAGCAGGAACTGAGAGAGCTTTTCACTTTGGTAGACACACGGAGTTCCGCCACCCAGCTCCAGCTTCAGTCCTTGCATGGGACTCAGAGGAAAACCGACGTGCATCTCGATGAGCACATTGCATACCTCTACTCGCTGGAGATCTTCGGCCTCTCAGACCACGACTTGATGTACACACGGGAAACGGGCTACGAAGATGAGGCGGAGGATGAAGAGGCTCATCGGTACATCGAGCACAGGGTGCAGAAAGCCCAAGAGCTGGTGCAGCTCGAATCGCAGTTGAAAGACCAGCTGGCGGCCAACATCAGACACACAACGGAAGGAGCGTGGCTGAGAGCAACAAAGTCGTCATTTGTTCCGCCAAGGGAAAAATCGCCGAAGCCTTCTCCGGTTTTCTCTGCGCCCTCTCCTGTACCTGTGCAATTACCAAACAGCAGTGTGGTCATCAGTGTGGAAACTGACGATGAAGAAGACTTGGCCAATGCCAGCTTTAAAATGACGAGCCTGGTTATTGAGGATGGGGCTGATAAAAGCCTGGGTCAGGAAGAATCTGGTATGGCTGTATCTCTTTCCAAGGCTGAAGAATCCAGGCATGCCAGCATACAGGAATGTGAGCCAAAGCACGATCTGAGCTCTTCTCCCGCTCACTTTGTATCCAACGAGGAGGATGACAGCTCTGGATCCAAAATGACCTCCTGCGATCCTCCTGCTAGTGCAAGTGACAGCTTTAATGATGTCCACATGGCAGCTTTGCAGCGGTCAGTAGTATATatttctgatgatgatgatgctcaTGAGGCCCAAGCCAACACTGAAATGTCACTCCATGTTCTTGAGAGTCCATGCAGAGAGGCGAGTCAAAGTGGTGAGCGAGATGCCATCGCAGCACCAACGTTGCAGGCCAGTGAAACGTCTCAGCGTAGTACCGATCGAAAGTCTGGAAGAAGTGAAATCCTGGCGAGGGACGCATCTTTATTTGGTTCTTCCCCATACCAAGGTGATTTCAACCTCGTTTTAGAAGATTCGGAGAACCAACCACAAGATGCTTCGGAAAAAGAAATGTTGCTCGAAGACACCGAAAACACAGGATTCCACCTGAGACTAGACAGCCACTGTAGCTCTGCAGCTCATTCCGTGGTAGGAGAAAACAGAAGTACCAGGAGCCTCCAGGCTAGCAAAAATATAATGGGATCCCTTATGACAGACAGTTCCAATGCTGACCATGATGCTTCGATGGGCAATAGCGATGTTTCTGTTACCCATAAGAAGAAGCCAGTCCGGAGGATTGTTTCAGATAGTGAGGAGGACGAAGAGGGTCCTATAATTTATCTGGGCGAAAGTGAGCCTGGAAAAGCATTTTCCTTGGACAACCCAAGTGGAATCTGCATGTCAACACCAAAGTCCAGCGGACCTTCGGCTGATCTTTGTTTTTCTCCACGGTTCATACTTAGCGAAAGACGATCAACAGCTTCTAGAAGGTCCTTGGCTAATGTGGTCTTTGATCAAGTGGAGGATGTTGCGGAAAACATAGCTGATGCGTCTCCTGGAAGGCCCTTGCCAGATGATCTCGAGGAAGAACTGGCTCAGGAATACAGTGGTCGGGAGTCTGCAGAGCCAGAAGAGGAACCTTCGGGTGAAACATTGTATTCCGAGGGCAAATCCAGCTATTTAGACGACACAGAGTCTCCCCGAAACGATTCTGTTGTTTTTGGAGGAATGGTGCCTTGA